One genomic segment of Scyliorhinus canicula chromosome 10, sScyCan1.1, whole genome shotgun sequence includes these proteins:
- the LOC119972531 gene encoding zinc finger protein PLAG1-like isoform X1: protein MATVIPGDLLDVKDTQKVLAGKRKRSETKSRKSFPCQLCGKIFTSVEKLKVHSYSHTGERPYKCSHEACTKAFVSKYKLLRHMATHSPQKTHKCTYCEKMFHRKDHLKNHLQTHDPNKEAFKCEECGKNYNTKLGYKRHLALHAATSGDLTCKVCLQTFESTGVLLEHLKTHAGKSSSGTKEKKHQCDHCDRCFYTRKDVRRHMVVHTGRKDFLCQYCAQRFGRKDHLTRHMKKSHSQELLKVKTEPPDFMDLFSSNPSLSLKDELTPVMSVVSSELTTRPFTNTLQMNIYSAHIQTMQTLGSTNQMVSTPLPLGMGCPLEIESSIRSPQELSSKYFLGSTSYAIAMPEKGQPLKSEIDSYLMDLQSDLLSFAHDTQSSSSKLGLELQAGSLGDGYGDILLSKSPTVLSEPLNTPSLDFSPLLSFLPLNSPPYNQPVSFGNPGMCYAQEEPHTSLIPLPPPCQDSHETGNSIALNALHPLSTVFTTSLSTTTLPRFHQAFQ from the exons ATGGCCACTGTCATCCCTGGTGATCTTTTAGACGTAAAGGATACTCAGAAGGTTCTAGCAGGGAAACGTAAACGAAGTGAAACCAAATCGAGAAAATCCTTTCCTTGTCAATTGTGTGGAAAGATCTTCACAAGTGTTGAGAAATTGAAAGTGCATTCATATTCGCACACCGGCGAAAGACCCTACAAGTGTTCACACGAGGCCTGTACCAAAGCATTTGTGTCTAAGTATAAGTTACTGAG GCATATGGCCACCCATTCACCTCAGAAGACCCACAAGTGTACTTACTGTGAGAAAATGTTCCATCGTAAGGATCATCTCAAGAATCACCTACAGACTCATGATCCAAACAAGGAAGCCTTCAAGTGTGAGGAATGTGGGAAAAACTACAATACAAAGCTTGGTTACaaacgtcatctggctctgcacgCTGCAACTAGTGGTGACCTAACCTGTAAAGTGTGCTTACAAACATTTGAAAGCACAGGGGTGTTACTGGAGCACCTGAAAACACATGCGGGCAAGTCATCAAGtggcacaaaggaaaaaaaacaccAGTGTGACCACTGTGACCGTTGTTTCTATACTCGTAAAGATGTTCGGAGACATATGGTAGTACACACTGGAAGAAAAGACTTCCTTTGTCAGTACTGTGCCCAGAGATTTGGTCGGAAGGACCATTTGACACGCCACATGAAAAAAAGTCATTCTCAGGAGCTGCTAAAGGTGAAAACTGAACCACCAGACTTTATGGATCTATTTAGCTCGAATCCATCGTTATCATTAAAAGATGAGCTAACTCCAGTGATGTCAGTGGTTTCAAGTGAACTGACAACTCGGCCATTTACAAATACTTTACAAATGAATATCTACAGTGCCCATATTCAGACCATGCAAACATTAGGGTCAACAAACCAAATGGTCTCTACACCATTACCTTTAGGAATGGGTTGCCCACTAGAAATTGAATCTTCAATTCGCTCTCCTCAAGAACTCTCCTCAAAATATTTTCTTGGTTCTACCTCATATGCCATTGCAATGCCTGAAAAAGGACAACCATTAAAGAGTGAGATAGACAGTTACTTAATGGATTTACAAAGTGATTTACTTTCATTTGCCCATGACACTCAATCATCCTCCTCAAAATTAGGTTTGGAGTTGCAGGCAGGGTCTCTGGGTGATGGATATGGGGATATATTGCTTTCAAAAAGTCCAACGGTCCTCAGTGAACCTCTGAATACACCATCCTTGGACTTTTCTCCATTGTTAAGTTTCTTGCCACTTAATAGCCCCCCATACAATCAACCAGTTTCTTTTGGCAATCCTGGAATGTGTTATGCACAGGAAGAACCTCACACATCTTTAATTCCTCTCCCACCACCATGCCAGGATTCACATGAAACTGGCAACAGTATTGCTCTCAATGCTCTGCATCCCTTATCTACAGTCTTCACAACTAGCTTAAGCACAACAACCCTACCACGTTTTCACCAGGCTTTTCAATAG
- the LOC119972531 gene encoding zinc finger protein PLAG1-like isoform X2, translating into MSFLVSVTTCIYSRHMATHSPQKTHKCTYCEKMFHRKDHLKNHLQTHDPNKEAFKCEECGKNYNTKLGYKRHLALHAATSGDLTCKVCLQTFESTGVLLEHLKTHAGKSSSGTKEKKHQCDHCDRCFYTRKDVRRHMVVHTGRKDFLCQYCAQRFGRKDHLTRHMKKSHSQELLKVKTEPPDFMDLFSSNPSLSLKDELTPVMSVVSSELTTRPFTNTLQMNIYSAHIQTMQTLGSTNQMVSTPLPLGMGCPLEIESSIRSPQELSSKYFLGSTSYAIAMPEKGQPLKSEIDSYLMDLQSDLLSFAHDTQSSSSKLGLELQAGSLGDGYGDILLSKSPTVLSEPLNTPSLDFSPLLSFLPLNSPPYNQPVSFGNPGMCYAQEEPHTSLIPLPPPCQDSHETGNSIALNALHPLSTVFTTSLSTTTLPRFHQAFQ; encoded by the coding sequence ATGAGTTTTCTAGTATCAGTAACAACTTGTATCTATTCAAGGCATATGGCCACCCATTCACCTCAGAAGACCCACAAGTGTACTTACTGTGAGAAAATGTTCCATCGTAAGGATCATCTCAAGAATCACCTACAGACTCATGATCCAAACAAGGAAGCCTTCAAGTGTGAGGAATGTGGGAAAAACTACAATACAAAGCTTGGTTACaaacgtcatctggctctgcacgCTGCAACTAGTGGTGACCTAACCTGTAAAGTGTGCTTACAAACATTTGAAAGCACAGGGGTGTTACTGGAGCACCTGAAAACACATGCGGGCAAGTCATCAAGtggcacaaaggaaaaaaaacaccAGTGTGACCACTGTGACCGTTGTTTCTATACTCGTAAAGATGTTCGGAGACATATGGTAGTACACACTGGAAGAAAAGACTTCCTTTGTCAGTACTGTGCCCAGAGATTTGGTCGGAAGGACCATTTGACACGCCACATGAAAAAAAGTCATTCTCAGGAGCTGCTAAAGGTGAAAACTGAACCACCAGACTTTATGGATCTATTTAGCTCGAATCCATCGTTATCATTAAAAGATGAGCTAACTCCAGTGATGTCAGTGGTTTCAAGTGAACTGACAACTCGGCCATTTACAAATACTTTACAAATGAATATCTACAGTGCCCATATTCAGACCATGCAAACATTAGGGTCAACAAACCAAATGGTCTCTACACCATTACCTTTAGGAATGGGTTGCCCACTAGAAATTGAATCTTCAATTCGCTCTCCTCAAGAACTCTCCTCAAAATATTTTCTTGGTTCTACCTCATATGCCATTGCAATGCCTGAAAAAGGACAACCATTAAAGAGTGAGATAGACAGTTACTTAATGGATTTACAAAGTGATTTACTTTCATTTGCCCATGACACTCAATCATCCTCCTCAAAATTAGGTTTGGAGTTGCAGGCAGGGTCTCTGGGTGATGGATATGGGGATATATTGCTTTCAAAAAGTCCAACGGTCCTCAGTGAACCTCTGAATACACCATCCTTGGACTTTTCTCCATTGTTAAGTTTCTTGCCACTTAATAGCCCCCCATACAATCAACCAGTTTCTTTTGGCAATCCTGGAATGTGTTATGCACAGGAAGAACCTCACACATCTTTAATTCCTCTCCCACCACCATGCCAGGATTCACATGAAACTGGCAACAGTATTGCTCTCAATGCTCTGCATCCCTTATCTACAGTCTTCACAACTAGCTTAAGCACAACAACCCTACCACGTTTTCACCAGGCTTTTCAATAG